A stretch of Maniola hyperantus chromosome 15, iAphHyp1.2, whole genome shotgun sequence DNA encodes these proteins:
- the LOC117989098 gene encoding forkhead box protein I2-like isoform X2 — MSDSPGVEWLPAYSPGPPRHSPLGPIPRFLYEDVQPLSLQQENNNKESELSQNTNKIKHAKPAYSYASMIRLAISSSPNGKMTLNEIYNYICNAFPYYKEAGKGWMNSIRHNLSLNKCFMKVARSKDDPGKGSYWAMDSSYKMAEVTQRRKRSLRMAPYSPECSSNSSGEVGVSGIDAAPTPPATPTTPTTPTTPTTAVIKEEPTIKLENNSRHTDDALTALMNEELITDADISRESWWWSGARRHVCVVRHSALTDDYGNFLDTRHHCDCPLDIMPTTPTTPTMPITPTMPMTPIIADDVGVDALPTTPPWHAL; from the exons ATGAGCGATTCGCCAGGAGTGGAGTGGCTGCCGGCGTACAGCCCCGGGCCCCCGCGGCACAGTCCCCTGGGGCCCATCCCTCGCTTCCTCTACGAAGACGTGCAGCCGCTGTCGCTGCAACAGGAGAACAACAACAAGGAGTCTGAGCTCTCACAGAACACTAATAAAATCAAACATGCCAAGCCAGCTTACAG CTATGCAAGTATGATCAGGCTGGCTATCAGCAGTTCGCCCAACGGCAAGATGACACTCAACGAGATATACAATTATATTTGCAATGCATTCCCTTACTACAAGGAAGCTGGGAAGGGTTGGATG AACTCGATAAGGCACAATCTGTCTCTGAACAAGTGCTTCATGAAGGTGGCTCGCAGTAAAGACGACCCGGGCAAAGGCTCCTACTGGGCGATGGACAGCAGCTACAAAATGGCGGAGGTGACGCAGAGACGTAAACGCAGCCTTAGG ATGGCCCCATACAGTCCAGAATGCAGTTCAAACAGTAGTGGGGAAGTAGGCGTGTCAGGCATCGATGCTGCGCCCACGCCGCCCGCAACGCCCACGACGCCCACAACGCCCACGACGCCCACCACCGCCGTCATTAAGGAGGAGCCCACCATCAAACTGGAGAACA ATTCAAGACATACAGACGACGCGTTAACGGCGCTTATGAACGAAGAATTGATCACAGATGCAGACATTAGTAGAG agAGTTGGTGGTGGTCAGGCGCTAGACGACACGTTTGCGTGGTCCGCCATAGCGCTTTAACAGATGATTATGGCAACTTCCTCGACACGCGGCACCACTGCGATTGCCCGCTCGACATCATGCCCACGACGCCCACAACGCCTACGATGCCCATCACCCCCACAATGCCCATGACGCCCATCATCGCAGACGACGTGGGCGTAGACGCTCTGCCCACCACCCCGCCGTGGCATGCGTTATAA
- the LOC117989098 gene encoding forkhead box protein I2-like isoform X1, translated as MSDSPGVEWLPAYSPGPPRHSPLGPIPRFLYEDVQPLSLQQENNNKESELSQNTNKIKHAKPAYSYASMIRLAISSSPNGKMTLNEIYNYICNAFPYYKEAGKGWMNSIRHNLSLNKCFMKVARSKDDPGKGSYWAMDSSYKMAEVTQRRKRSLRMAPYSPECSSNSSGEVGVSGIDAAPTPPATPTTPTTPTTPTTAVIKEEPTIKLENTDSRHTDDALTALMNEELITDADISRESWWWSGARRHVCVVRHSALTDDYGNFLDTRHHCDCPLDIMPTTPTTPTMPITPTMPMTPIIADDVGVDALPTTPPWHAL; from the exons ATGAGCGATTCGCCAGGAGTGGAGTGGCTGCCGGCGTACAGCCCCGGGCCCCCGCGGCACAGTCCCCTGGGGCCCATCCCTCGCTTCCTCTACGAAGACGTGCAGCCGCTGTCGCTGCAACAGGAGAACAACAACAAGGAGTCTGAGCTCTCACAGAACACTAATAAAATCAAACATGCCAAGCCAGCTTACAG CTATGCAAGTATGATCAGGCTGGCTATCAGCAGTTCGCCCAACGGCAAGATGACACTCAACGAGATATACAATTATATTTGCAATGCATTCCCTTACTACAAGGAAGCTGGGAAGGGTTGGATG AACTCGATAAGGCACAATCTGTCTCTGAACAAGTGCTTCATGAAGGTGGCTCGCAGTAAAGACGACCCGGGCAAAGGCTCCTACTGGGCGATGGACAGCAGCTACAAAATGGCGGAGGTGACGCAGAGACGTAAACGCAGCCTTAGG ATGGCCCCATACAGTCCAGAATGCAGTTCAAACAGTAGTGGGGAAGTAGGCGTGTCAGGCATCGATGCTGCGCCCACGCCGCCCGCAACGCCCACGACGCCCACAACGCCCACGACGCCCACCACCGCCGTCATTAAGGAGGAGCCCACCATCAAACTGGAGAACA CAGATTCAAGACATACAGACGACGCGTTAACGGCGCTTATGAACGAAGAATTGATCACAGATGCAGACATTAGTAGAG agAGTTGGTGGTGGTCAGGCGCTAGACGACACGTTTGCGTGGTCCGCCATAGCGCTTTAACAGATGATTATGGCAACTTCCTCGACACGCGGCACCACTGCGATTGCCCGCTCGACATCATGCCCACGACGCCCACAACGCCTACGATGCCCATCACCCCCACAATGCCCATGACGCCCATCATCGCAGACGACGTGGGCGTAGACGCTCTGCCCACCACCCCGCCGTGGCATGCGTTATAA